A segment of the Gammaproteobacteria bacterium genome:
TGCCACCGATGCGGATACGCTCGTTGTAACGCAACAGATGCGGTGAGGTGTAGGCGCCGGCCTGGTAGCCCTGGGCGCGCAACATGGCGTCCAGAAACGCCACGCATGAGCCCTTGCCGTTGGTACCGCCTACGGTCAGCACCTTGAACGGCGGTCGTTCGATCTGCATCGCCTGGAGCACGCGCCGCACACGCTCCAGGCCCAGATCTATCGGATTGGGGTGCAACTGCTCCTGCCACGCGAGCCAGTCCTTGAGCGTGGCGAAGCGCATGTCAGGGTTTGCCGCGTTGATGAAACGGCGCTGAGGCTGGTCGGGAAAGAAGTGAGCCGCGCGTATCGAGAACAGGCAACGTCAGTGATTTCCGGCGGTCGCCTTTCCTCCCCTCACGCCTCATGCCTCACTTCCTCTTCCTTCGGCGCCGGTTGACGCGTAAGCATCGCCAGCAGTGCCGCGAGCTTGTCGCGCATTTCACGCCGGTCCACGATCATGTCGATGGCGCCGTGTTCCAGCAGGAATTCGCTGCGCTGAAAGCCCTCGGGCAGGGTCTCGCGCACCGTCTGCTCGATGACGCGCGGGCCGGCAAAGCCGATGAGCGCCTTGGGTTCGGCCACGTTCACGTCGCCAAGCATGGCGAGCGAGGCCGACACGCCGCCGGTGGTGGGGTCGGTCATCACCGAAACGAAGGGAATGCCTTGGCGCGACAGCCGCGCCAGCGCGGCCGAGGTCTTAGCCATCTGCATCAGCGAAATCAGCGCCTCCTGCATGCGCGCGCCGCCGCTCGCCGAGAAACACACCAGCGGCACCTTGTCTTCGAGGGCCGCGTCCACGGCGCGCACGAAGCGCTCGCCGACCACCGCGCCCATGGATCCGCCCATGAACTTGAATTCAAACGCACACGCGACGATGCGCATGCCCTTGAGTCGGCCCTTCATCGCCACCAGCGCGTCCTTCTCGTTGGTGGCCTTTTGCGCGAGCTGCAAGCGATCCTTGTATTTCTTGCTGTCGCGGAAGCGCAGGATGTCCACC
Coding sequences within it:
- the accD gene encoding acetyl-CoA carboxylase, carboxyltransferase subunit beta: MNWFKKLVPSGVKTEEARPVRRGIPEGLWSKCEECNSVLYRAELERNLFVCPKCGHHMRLTARQRLDLFLDSGSGVEIGAGVEPVDILRFRDSKKYKDRLQLAQKATNEKDALVAMKGRLKGMRIVACAFEFKFMGGSMGAVVGERFVRAVDAALEDKVPLVCFSASGGARMQEALISLMQMAKTSAALARLSRQGIPFVSVMTDPTTGGVSASLAMLGDVNVAEPKALIGFAGPRVIEQTVRETLPEGFQRSEFLLEHGAIDMIVDRREMRDKLAALLAMLTRQPAPKEEEVRHEA